From Patagioenas fasciata isolate bPatFas1 chromosome 23, bPatFas1.hap1, whole genome shotgun sequence:
CCAGGGGCACACgcgcacacacgtgtgcacacatcaGCCCCCCCATTCCCACACCAGCCCCTCAatgcacccccagctccctccccagacaacccccaaccctccctgcacccccaaacggtgccggggggtcaggggacatggggggctctgggggacacggggacgcccCTCACCGTGGCGCCGgcgggctgcagctgcaggatgaCGGCCGAGGCGTGCTGGAACTTGCGGGGAGCAGCGTGGCAGCCCGGGTGACCGTTGGGGGGGCCCCCCTCGCCCCCCGCTCCTTGGGGAACCCCCGCTTTgggctgcggggccgggccggggctggcggggggcaggggttggagctggggggcggcgggggggcccggggggggctGCCCGCGGGgcgccagctgctgctgctggatgacgaacggctgctgctgctgctgctgctgctgctgcggctgctgcggctgcatTGGCTTCGGCGgctgctgcaggaactgggggggctgcagcgggGCGTAGGCTGCGGGGACAGTgatgggggacagggaccccccctcGTCACCGGTACCTCAGCCCCAATGGACCCCGCTCCCAGGATCCTCCCCTCTTGCCAGGCTGCTCCTCGCCCTGGCGTCTGTTCACTCTGGTGCCTACTGACAACCAGCTTTACCAGCTCCTATTGTGGATGGGGGGCTGGGCTCAGGGTGTTTCAGGGGAGTCCCCCACATTTTGGGACAGCACGCCCAGGCTCCATCACCCCATGGGGTCCCCTGGCCCATCCCCTCACTGCTCCAACGCCCTGCACCGGTGCACCCCACTGGACCCCAGGACCCTCTGGGTGCTCAGACTCTCCCAGGCAGGTCCCCTGAGGGGACGTGTGACCCACAAGGTCCCAAATACAGGCAGGCTGCCAATGTACAGGAAACACCAGTGGGGGCCATCATTAGGTTTCAGAGTGAACGCCCTGTTTGGCTAAGGGCTGCGCTCAGCCTTCTCACCTCACCCTGATTTTCTGAGCACCAAAGGAGGGGGCGATGCACCCCTGAAGTGGGTACATAGGGCCGTTGGTCCCACATACAGGCTAGAAAACCATCGTTAGGTGTCAGAGTGAACACTCCATCCCATGGCTCCCCCAGCGCCCACGGgtgaccccccccgccccagcgcaGCACCTTACCTGGGGTGACGAGCGGGTGGGCagctgcgggggcggcggcgcgggccaGGGGGTGGGTGCGGGCGTCAGGCCCCTCGGCTTTTTTGAGGTGCTCGGCGGGGGGGTCGGGTGGGGGACCCCGGGGGGGGCCGGCTCGGGGTGGGGGGCCACCGGGGGGCTTCATGGCCAGGGCGGGGAGGTGGGGGCCGGTGGGGCGAAGGGCCAGGCTGTGCACCTGCAATGGCAGcgggtcaggggggtctgggggggggattttggggtgctggggctgcggggGTCTCACCTGGGGGGTGGCGGGCGGTGGGGCGGGCGGCGGTGCCGGTGGTGGTGCCGGCGCGGGGCTCTCGGGCCGGACGGCGCTGACGGGGCCCGTGGGGGTGAAGATGagctggggggggacagagagcgGGTGCATGGCCCCCATGTTGGGGGTGCCACTCTGTGTGTCCCCCCTCCTTCCTGGGGCTCCTAGGGGGTGACACGCGTGTCCCCCTGTTCATGTCCCCAGGGACAGGCACTGGGCACCCGCAGTGTGGTGGGGTACACCGCACAGGGCGGCGACACCCCCAAAAGGCAAAGATTCCCCCCCCCGGGCTTGGGGACCCCCAAAGGGAGCTGTGGGTGCCATGTGGGGCTGCGTACCCCACAGTGGGGCAGAGAGCACCCTATATGGGGGCCGGGGGGCACCCTATAGGGTCTATGTCCCCTATGGGGCCTGGGGACCCTGGAGTGGGGGTAAGAGGCACCCTAAGGAGTCTGAGGACCCCACAGGAGGGTGGGAGCACCCTGGGGGGTTTGGGCACCCCCAACAGTGTGGGGGCACCTCATGGGGTCTGGGTGTCCCATCTGGGTCTGATAGGCACCCTGTAGGGTCTGGGCACCTCACAGCAGGACAATGGGCACCCTACGGGCCCCAGGCACCCCCGAGGCGATGGGCACCCTGTAGGGTCTGGGTACCCCAGTGTGGGGTGACGGGCACCCTCTGTGTCCTGCCCACCCCACAGCAAGACAAAGGGCACCCCACaagtcctgggcaccccacagcaGGATGATGGGCACCCCATGGGTCTGGATACCCCATGGGGAGTGATGGGCACCCTCTGTGTCCTGCCCACCCCACAGCAAGGTGACAGGCACCCCACAGGTCCCCAGGCACCCCATAGTGAGGTAATGAGCACCCTGTGGGTCCCAGGCACCCCACAGCAGGCCGAGGGGCACCCCATGGGTCCTGGGCACATTGTGGGGTCTGGGTACCCCACTGTGGGGCGATGGGCACCCTCTGTGTCCTGCCCACCCCACAGCAGGATGAAGGGAACCTCATGAGTCCTGAGCACCCCACAGCGGGGTGATGGGCACCTTATAGGGTCTGGATACCCCACTGTGGGGTGACGAGTCCCCTGTGGGTCCTGCCCACCCCACAGCAGGACAAGGAACACCCCACAGGTCCTAGGTACCCCACAGGTGGCTGATGGGCACCCTATGGGTCCTACCTACCCCACAGCAGAACAAGGGGCACCCCATGGGTCCAGCCCACCCCACAGCAGGACAAGGGGCACCCCATGGGTCCTGGGCACCCCACAACAAGATGAGGGGAACCCCAGGGCGCCGTGGGGCAGGGCCCCCCCTTACCATCTGCGCCCGCAGGTACATCTGGGCCTGGCTGGCGGTGAGGGCGGGCGAGGCGGCGTTGCCCAGCAGCACGGCCTGCTGCGCGATGCCCGAGGCGCCGGGGCCCACGCTCTGCGCGCGGTTCAGCAGCTGCGCCGCCGCCGGGGACGTCGCCAGGTTGATCTGGAACGGGACGGCAGGAGAAAACCGGGGTGCCGTGTCAGATCGGGAGCGCGGGCGCCGGCGGGACGGGCGCCGGGGGACTCACCGTGGGCTGCTGCGCCGGTGCGGGCTGCGCGCCGTTGCCGCCCGAAGAACCGCTCTGCCTGTTCGCCGCCAGGCTGGCCTGGGGACGACAAGAAGAGGGGAATGTCAGCAGCGAGCGGCAccgcagcacccacgggtgccccctGGGGTGCCCCGTACCTGCTGGACGGCTGCCAGGCTCTGGAGCTGGGCGCTGgtgaggtgctgctgctgcagcgcgGCCGTCTGCAGCATCAGGTGCTGCTGCTGCGCCGCGTACATCTGCTGCAGGTACTGCGCCGCCGTGTTGGGCTGCCGGTGCAGCGCCTGCTGGATCACCTGCGGGCGCGGGGACGTTCCCGGGCTGCACCCCGACCGCTAACGTCACCCCCTGGTTCCAGCCACCCCCCCGAAGCGCGGTACCTGGACGGTCTGGCGGTCGGGGATGCCGCTGTAGACGGAGATCTGTGGCGCGGGCGGGCGCGCGGCGCCGGTGCTGCTGGGCGTCGTGGCGGTGCCGCCGGCGCTGCTGGCGGGCGCGGGTGCCGGGAGCTGCTCGTTCTCCATGGTGGGGTCGGGGGGGTCAGGCTAGAgctgggggggaagggagggtgaGGGGGGCACCCTGTGGCACCCAAGGGTGGAACCCGATGTTGGTCTGAGGGGTTATGGGCGGGAGGAGCCCCCAGGATGCAGGAgatggggaaggggaggatgGACGGAAGGACAGAGGttgggaagggacagagggatggacagaaGGGCTGAGGAAagggagggatggacagagggatgaCTGGAAGGAAGGGAGACAAAGGTGAAGATGCAGggagggacagaaggacagatGGAAGGAAATGATGGAAGGAAGTAGGAAGGGACAAAGGACAGGAGggaaggacagatggacagatggaAGGAGGACGAGGCAGAAGGAAGCAGGAAAGGGATGGAAGGAAacagagagaggaagggaggaagaggaggacagaAGTAGGAAAGAGCAGACAGGAGGACGGAAGGAGGAAAGGGGTAAACGGAAAGGAGAAAGGgatggaagaagggagggagggaaggacggacagacaggacagacgGAGGGATGGACAGAACGATAGACCGACAGCAGGGAGcaaggacagacagaaggaaagagaagacaggaaagaatggatggatggatggaaggaaggaaggacagatggAAGTAGGAGAGGGACGTAGGGATGGAAGGACGGACAGAGGAAAGGGACAAGGGGAGgacagagggaaggaaggacagacagaaggGAGAAAAGGGATGGATGGGTGGAAGGAAGGGGACAGACAGGAGGGACAGAAGGACAGGAGGAGGACAAGGGCTCTGCGGAGGCCGCgggggctgcgggcagcagcactatcaccagcaccaccagcaccgCGGTGGCCACGAGACTCCATGGCCACCAACAGCCACTCATGGCCACCAGGTTCCTCTGGTCACCCACCCgtaacccctgtccctgcccagacCCTGTGCCACCAGGCCAGGGGGGCCACCATGATGGTGCCACCACCACGGGCACCACTGCCATGGGTGCCACCCCCATGGGTGCCACCGCGGTAGGACCAGGGACAGCAGTGTAGACACTGCAGACCATGGACAGCGGTCACagtgggtggccttggtggcctcGGTAGGTGGCCACGATGGCCATAGTGGCCACATCACGGCCACACCAGCCACCTCCAACCTGGCTCCCATGGGATGTGGCAGCGGTGACATCCCCAGGGGGTTGTGTCCCCTGCTGGGACCTGCAGTGTCCCCGGGGGTGGCCTGTGACACTCCGGCCCTGTCCGTCCATGGACACGTGTCCACCATAGCGACCAACACATGGGGACCAGGTCCATCCAGAGCCAGCCCCCCCAGCAAGGGGACAGTGCAGGACGCCTCACCACGTCCCCCCCAACCAAACCCCCGtggacattggggtgtcagggACGACCACCTCTCTTTTGAGCCACGGGTGACTGGGACAACCCACGTCCCACCCCTGGAAAAACGTTAAACCCacccaaaatgaacaaaaaaagggGCAGAATCCCGGCATTGCTGGGTGACAGCGGGACCCACTGTgggtgggggcacaggggggtcccacagccagtgtggggagCAGCTGTGGAGCTGGAACCCCCCAAGCTGAGCCCAAAATGGGGTACAAAGTGATGGAGGGGCGAGAAATCATTGTGGGGGGGTGGGATAGGATAGAGGGGGTGGGATAGGGCAGCCAGCGGTGAGGTGGGGGGTGGGAAATAATAATAAGGGGGTGCAAAATCAGAAAGGAGGTGCAAAATTATGGGGGGCAAATATGATAGAGGGGGCTCAGATATACTGGGGGGGGTCAGATGCAATACTGAGCGGTGGAACATGGTAGTGGGGGGTGGGAAGTAATAATAAAGGGGTGTAAAATTAGAAGGGGGGGCACAAGatcaggaggggtgggaaaggTGAGTGGGGGAGATTTAATGAGGGGGTGGGATAGATGGGGGTCAGATATAATGTGGGGGGTCAGATATGATGCTGAGCAGTGGAACATGGTAGCGGGGGGTGGGAAGAAATAATAAAAGGGTGCAAAATCATGGCGGGGCACAAGAGGATGGGGAGGTGTGGGAAACACAAGTGGGGATATAATTGGGGTGTGGGATACAGGAGAGGAGGGGTCAGATATAACGGGGGTCAGATATGACGGGGGCTCAGATATGATGCTAAAGAGTGGAACATGATAGTGGGGGGGTGAGACATAATAATAAGGGGGTGTAAAATCAGAGGGGGGTGCAGGATGATGGGGGGTGGGAAACACaagtggggggtgggatggggggcagaTATAATAGAGACAGATATGATGCTGAGCAGTGGAACATGATAGTGGGGGGAAGTAATAATAAGGGGGTATAAAAGTGTGAGGGGGTGGGAAAGGTGAGTGGGGGAGACTTAATGGGGGGTGGGATAGACAGGGGTCAGATATAATGTGGGGGGGTCATATATGATGCTAAGCAGTGCAACATGGTAGTGGAGGGTGGGAAGTAGTAATAAGGGGGGTGCAAAATCAGAGGGGGTGCAGGATGATGGGGGGTGGGATATCGTGTTTGGTGAGGGGGACACACTAGTGGGGGGTGGGACAGAATAGAGGGGGTAGGATATGACGGGGGGGCAGATGTGATAGTAAGCAGTAGAATGTGATAGTGGGGGGGGTGGGACATAATAATAAGGGTGTATAAAGCTGAGGGGGTGGGAAAGGTGAGTGGGGGAGACTTAATGGGGGGGGTGGGATAGACAGGGGTCACATATAATGAGGGGGGGCAGATATAATGTGTGTGGTCAAATATGATGCTGAGCACTGGAACATGATGAGGTGGAAGTAATAATAAGGGGGTGTAAAATCAGAGGGGGGTGCAGGATGATGGGGGGTGGGATATGGTGTTTGGTGAGGGGGACACACTAGTGGGGGGTGGGATAGAACAGAGGGGGGTGAGATATAATGGGGGGGCAGATATGATAGTATGTAGTGGAACGTGATAGTGGGGAGGTGGGAAGTAATCATAAGGGCGTATAAAAGTGGGGGGGTGGGAAAGGTGAGTCGGGGAGACATAATGGGAGGTGGGATAGATGGGGGTCAGATATAATGTGGGGGGGCAGATATGATGCTGAGCACTGGAAGATGATAGTGGAGGGTGGGACATAACAATAAGGGGGTGTAAAATCAGAGAGGGGTGCAGGATGATGGGGGGTGGGATATGGTGGTTGGGGGGGGACACACTAGTGGGGGGGTGGGATAGAATAGAGGGGGTAGGATATGATGGAGGGGCAGATGTGATAGTAAGCAGTGGAATGTGATAGTGGAGGGTGAGACATAACAATAAGGGGGTGTAAAATCAGAGGGGGGTGCAGGATGATGGGGGGGTGGGATATGGTAGTTTTGGGGGACACTAATGGGGGGTGGGATAGAAACGAGAGGGAGTGGAATATGATGGGGGGCAGATGTGATAGTAAGCAGTGGGGCATGATAGTGGGGGGGTGGGACATAATAATAAGGGGATGTAAAATTAGAGGAGGGGGGCAAGATGatggggaggggtgggaaacacGAGTGGGGGGGATGTAACGGGGGGTGGGCGGGAAACCGGAGGCTCCAAAGGAGGGCGGGGAACGGCGGCGGGACACGGACACCGGTGGGGTCCAGGCCGGGCCTGGCGGACgggtaaactgaggcacggcgggtcccggggcgcatgcgcggcgcggccccccccaaccccccctctgTTTCCCCCCCCTCCCCGTTCCCGGCCCGGCCCAGACAAAGCCGCCGGGGCCCGGTAGCGGCGGCAAGCGCGGTACCTGCGGCCCGGGCGGAGCGGCTCCCGCCGGCCACGGCCATGGCCCCGGCGGctccgggggcgggcggggggcggtggggggtcccggtgccggtgccggcggggccgggcccgcggCCGCTCCCTCCTCCCTcaggcggcggcgcggcggcccgATGCCATAACTCATTTGCATTCCTCCGCGCGTCACGTGGGCCGCGCCAGCCAatcgccgccccgcccgccccgccgggacACGCCCAccgcgccccgcgcc
This genomic window contains:
- the PHC2 gene encoding polyhomeotic-like protein 2 isoform X1, producing the protein MENEQLPAPAPASSAGGTATTPSSTGAARPPAPQISVYSGIPDRQTVQVIQQALHRQPNTAAQYLQQMYAAQQQHLMLQTAALQQQHLTSAQLQSLAAVQQASLAANRQSGSSGGNGAQPAPAQQPTINLATSPAAAQLLNRAQSVGPGASGIAQQAVLLGNAASPALTASQAQMYLRAQMLIFTPTGPVSAVRPESPAPAPPPAPPPAPPPATPQVHSLALRPTGPHLPALAMKPPGGPPPRAGPPRGPPPDPPAEHLKKAEGPDARTHPLARAAAPAAAHPLVTPAYAPLQPPQFLQQPPKPMQPQQPQQQQQQQQQPFVIQQQQLAPRGQPPPGPPAAPQLQPLPPASPGPAPQPKAGVPQGAGGEGGPPNGHPGCHAAPRKFQHASAVILQLQPAGATPPLGVPEGARRDPLPTPRSTESPPTAPPQPPALSPPAAPPGPDTPEGERPPTHEPAERLHAQPPAPGMTSGTGSSAATVAGAAPHNGENKPPQAIVKPQILTHVIEGFVIQEGAEPFPVGRSSLLVGTLKKKYAQELLAEKLPPQDNATTTDSEMEEPYLQESKEEGNPPKLKCELCGRVDFAYKFKRSKRFCSMACAKRYNVGCTKRVGLFHPDRSKLQKPGGPPHGRRRTCKGTLPPLSKDTKKQPPVSLPPGSVPLSVTASLQLNHSQEDSSRCSDNSSYEEPLSPISASSSTSRRRQGERDLELREMELPDVHVRDLPGIGHRFLPSEPSKWNVEDVYEFIRSLPGCQEIAEEFRAQEIDGQALLLLKEDHLMSTMNIKLGPALKIYARINMLKDS
- the PHC2 gene encoding polyhomeotic-like protein 2 isoform X2; this encodes MENEQLPAPAPASSAGGTATTPSSTGAARPPAPQISVYSGIPDRQTVQVIQQALHRQPNTAAQYLQQMYAAQQQHLMLQTAALQQQHLTSAQLQSLAAVQQASLAANRQSGSSGGNGAQPAPAQQPTINLATSPAAAQLLNRAQSVGPGASGIAQQAVLLGNAASPALTASQAQMYLRAQMLIFTPTGPVSAVRPESPAPAPPPAPPPAPPPATPQVHSLALRPTGPHLPALAMKPPGGPPPRAGPPRGPPPDPPAEHLKKAEGPDARTHPLARAAAPAAAHPLVTPAYAPLQPPQFLQQPPKPMQPQQPQQQQQQQQQPFVIQQQQLAPRGQPPPGPPAAPQLQPLPPASPGPAPQPKAGVPQGAGGEGGPPNGHPGCHAAPRKFQHASAVILQLQPAGATPPLGVPEGARRDPLPTPRSTESPPTAPPQPPALSPPAAPPGPDTPEGERPPTHEPAERLHAQPPAPGMTSGTGSSAATVAGAAPHNGENKPPQAIVKPQILTHVIEGFVIQEGAEPFPVGRSSLLVGTLKKKYAQELLAEKLPPQDNATTTDSEMEEPYLQESKEEGNPPKLKCELCGRVDFAYKFKRSKRFCSMACAKRYNVGCTKRVGLFHPDRSKLQKPGGPPHGRRRTCKGTLPPLSKDTKKQLNHSQEDSSRCSDNSSYEEPLSPISASSSTSRRRQGERDLELREMELPDVHVRDLPGIGHRFLPSEPSKWNVEDVYEFIRSLPGCQEIAEEFRAQEIDGQALLLLKEDHLMSTMNIKLGPALKIYARINMLKDS